A stretch of Endozoicomonas sp. SCSIO W0465 DNA encodes these proteins:
- a CDS encoding ATP-binding protein, whose amino-acid sequence MNDLFPDSIRKRISKPGAFKRLWSSMVTQMVLVVLVALVFAQVFSFVILGNAYRTVLSDISQRSQFQQIESLVWLLENNPVTDYSAILAAARTQNAWFTVDERSELTSKDMNVHDQRLMQRLLHLMGSQYKGRILVKVDHSRGEGLIKSVTAKAPAFRSGESEYRKSSRPCSDGDSCQKPWHHQRPVPDSRGDANRRYFREGWRPPLITSLQVSVHMVNGYWLNLKATAPAAPPLAAKQTVIFLVTSMVLVLAALAVMVRRITRPLRMLAKASTRLGVGEQVEPLPEKGPADLKETIRAFNKMNDRLQRFVSDRTRMLAALSHDLRTPITSMRLRVELMPRSKDRDQLLATLEEMQQMSEATLAFMRQASDNEVTRQVDLNAMTGSLCDDLAELGQDVSFREAGEVIIRCRPVSLKRALRNLIENGVKYGQRTEVSLKQHHRAGQHFVAVVIQDHGPGIPEDKMEQVFEPFFRLEESRNRDTGGIGLGMAIARNIVRNHGGEITLENRLQGLTVTLELPLNRG is encoded by the coding sequence ATGAACGACTTATTCCCTGATTCTATTCGCAAGAGGATCAGCAAACCGGGCGCATTTAAACGTCTATGGTCGAGTATGGTGACCCAGATGGTTTTGGTTGTTCTGGTCGCCCTTGTTTTTGCCCAGGTGTTCAGCTTTGTCATTCTTGGCAATGCCTACCGCACGGTTCTGTCGGATATCAGTCAGAGGTCACAGTTTCAACAGATAGAGTCCCTGGTCTGGTTACTGGAAAATAACCCGGTCACTGATTACTCAGCCATTCTTGCAGCAGCCAGAACCCAGAATGCCTGGTTTACTGTTGATGAACGCAGTGAGCTGACCAGCAAAGATATGAATGTTCACGATCAACGACTGATGCAGCGTTTATTGCACTTGATGGGGAGCCAATACAAAGGGCGTATACTGGTAAAAGTGGACCACTCACGGGGTGAGGGGCTGATAAAAAGCGTTACTGCCAAAGCCCCGGCCTTCAGAAGCGGGGAGTCAGAGTACCGGAAGTCTTCCAGACCTTGCAGTGATGGAGATAGTTGTCAGAAACCATGGCATCATCAGCGTCCAGTGCCAGATTCCCGGGGTGATGCCAACCGCCGCTATTTCCGGGAAGGGTGGCGCCCCCCGCTGATAACCAGCCTGCAGGTTTCTGTGCATATGGTTAATGGTTACTGGCTGAACCTGAAAGCCACGGCTCCTGCAGCACCACCGCTGGCTGCAAAACAGACCGTTATTTTCCTGGTTACGTCCATGGTACTGGTTCTGGCAGCCCTTGCGGTGATGGTGAGGCGTATTACACGGCCCTTACGCATGCTGGCAAAAGCGTCTACCCGTTTGGGGGTTGGAGAGCAGGTAGAGCCTTTGCCTGAGAAAGGCCCAGCAGACCTGAAGGAAACCATCCGGGCATTTAACAAGATGAATGATCGTCTGCAGCGGTTTGTGTCGGATCGAACCCGGATGCTGGCGGCATTATCCCATGACCTCAGAACCCCTATCACCAGCATGCGGCTCCGGGTCGAACTGATGCCCCGGAGCAAGGATCGTGACCAGCTTCTGGCCACTCTGGAGGAGATGCAGCAGATGTCCGAGGCCACATTGGCATTTATGCGTCAGGCATCGGACAACGAAGTGACTCGACAGGTGGATCTGAACGCCATGACCGGCAGCCTGTGTGACGATCTTGCTGAGCTCGGGCAGGATGTGAGTTTCCGGGAAGCTGGTGAGGTCATTATCCGCTGTCGTCCAGTGAGTCTTAAGCGGGCACTGAGGAACCTGATTGAGAACGGCGTTAAATATGGCCAGCGGACTGAGGTGAGTCTGAAGCAACATCACCGGGCCGGTCAGCATTTTGTGGCTGTGGTGATTCAGGACCATGGGCCGGGTATTCCTGAAGATAAGATGGAGCAGGTGTTTGAGCCCTTTTTCAGACTGGAAGAGTCAAGGAACCGGGATACCGGGGGGATTGGCCTGGGGATGGCTATTGCCCGCAATATTGTCCGTAATCATGGTGGTGAGATCACTCTCGAAAACCGTCTGCAGGGGCTCACAGTTACACTGGAGTTGCCATTGAACCGGGGATAA
- a CDS encoding response regulator — protein sequence MKKHILVVDDHDEIRDLLGRYLDQHGYLVSLADGGAAMREVLEREAIDLVVLDIMMPGEDGLTLCRYLQENDGPPVIMLTAMSEEADTIVGLEMGADDYVSKPFSPRELLARIKAVLRRLEHVSAREPAVSDHSTLTFKGWSLDVHQHQLTREDGLLVDLSAAEFRLLKVFLEHSRQVLSRDQLMDLTRGREALPFDRSIDNHISRLRKKIEKDPKHPTLIKTVWGGGYMFTEVSKAV from the coding sequence ATGAAAAAACACATTCTTGTGGTTGATGACCACGATGAGATTCGTGATCTGTTAGGACGCTATCTGGATCAGCATGGCTACCTTGTTTCTCTGGCCGATGGCGGAGCAGCCATGCGTGAAGTCCTTGAGCGTGAAGCCATTGACCTTGTAGTTCTGGATATCATGATGCCGGGAGAAGACGGGCTGACGTTATGTCGTTATCTTCAGGAAAATGATGGCCCGCCCGTGATCATGTTGACCGCCATGAGTGAGGAAGCCGATACCATCGTCGGTTTGGAGATGGGGGCGGATGATTATGTCTCCAAACCGTTCAGCCCGAGGGAGTTGCTGGCACGAATCAAGGCCGTTTTGCGTCGTCTGGAGCATGTTTCAGCCAGGGAGCCAGCTGTCAGTGATCATTCCACATTGACGTTTAAGGGCTGGAGCCTGGATGTTCATCAGCATCAGCTGACTCGGGAAGATGGTTTGCTGGTGGATTTGAGCGCTGCCGAGTTTCGATTGTTAAAGGTTTTTCTGGAGCATTCACGGCAGGTATTGAGCCGGGATCAGCTGATGGACCTCACCAGGGGGCGTGAGGCTTTGCCATTTGACCGGAGTATTGATAACCATATCAGCCGGTTGAGAAAGAAGATTGAGAAAGATCCGAAACATCCAACACTGATTAAAACCGTCTGGGGTGGGGGATACATGTTTACAGAAGTATCAAAAGCGGTATGA
- a CDS encoding DASS family sodium-coupled anion symporter, translating to MNSGSSGLSPGPARQESQQESPQEGKPLFWLTGLLIGIALQLFTLLIEPPDGMNEMAWRCAGLAMMMAVFWSVEILPTAITALLPLILSPMLGLASIDKAATPYAHPVIFLFMGGFVLGLAMERWNLHSRIALRIMIIMGTGEKRLVLGFMMATALISMWVSNTATTIMMLPIGLSVIAMMRHQGKMSRGFPVALLLSIAYGASIGGFGTLIGTPPNALLVAFLQEQYGIEIGFAHWLIIGLPASIILLAITGIWLGYFGYRLGGEENHEVRESIKAQQKKNGAMSGAEKAVTAIFLLTALAWIVRPWLGNVIPAMELSDTMIALVATVLLFILPTRWKKLEFLMSWKEMHRLPWDVLLLFGGGLSLAAMIRRTGLAEWIAGSLNILGDIPVLMAIALVVTIIIFLTEVTSNTATTAAFLPPLGALAISLGMDPAILAIPAAIAASCAFMLPVATPPNAIVYGSGMLPIRHMVRSGMVLNLAGIVIITLLCHWLAEFII from the coding sequence ATGAATTCAGGTTCTTCGGGGTTGTCACCAGGGCCTGCACGACAGGAAAGTCAGCAGGAAAGTCCACAGGAGGGGAAGCCGCTCTTCTGGCTCACAGGACTTCTGATTGGCATTGCACTACAACTATTCACATTACTGATTGAACCCCCGGACGGGATGAATGAGATGGCCTGGCGCTGTGCCGGGCTTGCCATGATGATGGCCGTGTTCTGGTCGGTAGAAATTCTCCCGACTGCCATTACGGCACTGCTACCCCTTATTTTGTCTCCCATGCTTGGTTTGGCAAGCATCGATAAAGCGGCTACTCCTTATGCACACCCGGTAATATTCCTGTTTATGGGTGGTTTTGTTCTTGGCCTTGCGATGGAGCGCTGGAACCTGCACAGCCGTATAGCGCTCAGAATCATGATAATTATGGGTACAGGAGAAAAGCGACTGGTACTGGGTTTTATGATGGCTACCGCCCTGATCAGTATGTGGGTTTCCAATACAGCAACCACGATCATGATGCTGCCGATCGGTTTATCCGTTATTGCCATGATGCGTCACCAGGGGAAGATGAGTCGGGGCTTTCCGGTCGCTTTGTTACTTTCCATTGCTTATGGGGCTTCGATCGGCGGCTTTGGTACCCTTATCGGTACCCCTCCTAATGCATTACTGGTTGCTTTTCTCCAGGAACAATACGGTATAGAGATTGGTTTTGCCCATTGGCTGATCATTGGCCTGCCAGCGTCCATCATTTTGCTGGCAATTACCGGCATTTGGCTGGGCTATTTTGGCTACCGTCTGGGTGGGGAAGAAAACCATGAGGTGAGGGAATCTATTAAGGCGCAGCAAAAAAAGAATGGTGCCATGAGTGGTGCAGAAAAAGCAGTAACGGCCATCTTCCTGCTCACCGCTCTGGCCTGGATCGTGCGGCCCTGGCTGGGCAATGTGATTCCGGCAATGGAACTCTCAGATACCATGATTGCCCTGGTTGCCACTGTTTTATTGTTTATCCTGCCAACCCGATGGAAAAAGCTTGAGTTTCTGATGAGCTGGAAAGAAATGCACCGTCTTCCCTGGGATGTGCTGTTGTTGTTTGGGGGAGGGTTGAGTCTGGCTGCGATGATTCGACGGACAGGGCTGGCAGAGTGGATCGCCGGATCATTAAATATCCTCGGAGACATTCCTGTATTGATGGCTATTGCCCTGGTGGTAACCATTATTATTTTTTTGACCGAGGTCACCAGTAACACCGCTACAACGGCGGCCTTCCTCCCTCCTTTAGGTGCACTGGCCATTTCGTTGGGAATGGACCCCGCCATTCTTGCCATCCCTGCCGCTATTGCTGCAAGCTGCGCCTTTATGTTGCCAGTCGCTACACCACCCAATGCTATAGTCTATGGCTCCGGGATGCTGCCTATCCGTCATATGGTGCGCAGTGGTATGGTTTTGAATCTTGCGGGTATCGTCATTATTACGCTGTTATGCCATTGGCTGGCGGAATTTATTATTTAG
- the dbpA gene encoding ATP-dependent RNA helicase DbpA has translation MTSPTLCASALSRFSDLSLPESLISNLNSLGYKEMTAIQQHGLPVLLEGKDVIAKAKTGSGKTAAFAIGLILKLKQKDFGCQALVLCPTRELATQVALEIRRLARYQQNIKVVTLFGGQPIGPQIGSLEHGAHVVVGTPGRIQDHLRKKTLSIDRVNTLVLDEADRMLDMGFIDAIENIIGHLPEQRQTLLFSATYPKGIRELSERFQHLPVEVTVESTHSHEHIEQRFYHAENADKPAMLVKLLKHYQPESSVIFCNTRQVCKEVGTELYEAGYKPVVLHGDMEQKERDQMLVRFANQSSNLLIATDVAARGLDLENLAAVINYDLSRDPEVHVHRVGRTGRAGKKGLALSLHTQREQYKLDNISDYLKAPLVFGDPKTLTGNQQPAPAPMVTLAIDGGRKHKVRPGDILGALTGDAGIPADQVGKINIFDFTAYVAVKRENARSALKKLETGKKGY, from the coding sequence TTGACTTCACCCACTCTGTGCGCATCAGCGCTTTCCCGCTTTAGTGATCTCTCTTTACCTGAGTCCCTCATCAGTAACCTGAACAGTCTGGGTTATAAGGAAATGACCGCTATTCAACAGCACGGCTTGCCAGTACTTCTGGAAGGCAAAGATGTTATTGCCAAAGCAAAAACCGGCAGCGGCAAAACAGCTGCTTTTGCCATTGGCCTGATTCTCAAACTGAAGCAGAAGGATTTTGGCTGCCAGGCACTGGTTCTCTGTCCTACCAGAGAGCTGGCAACTCAGGTTGCCCTGGAAATCCGGCGACTGGCTCGGTATCAACAAAATATCAAGGTCGTTACGCTTTTTGGTGGCCAGCCTATTGGTCCACAGATCGGCTCACTGGAGCATGGTGCCCATGTGGTTGTTGGCACCCCCGGGAGGATTCAGGACCACTTGCGGAAAAAGACCTTATCAATCGATCGAGTCAACACGCTGGTTCTTGATGAAGCAGACCGTATGCTGGATATGGGCTTTATTGATGCCATCGAAAATATCATTGGTCATTTACCAGAACAGAGACAGACCCTCCTCTTTTCAGCCACTTACCCAAAAGGTATCCGGGAATTAAGCGAACGCTTTCAACATCTGCCTGTTGAAGTGACTGTTGAGAGTACCCATAGCCATGAGCATATCGAGCAGCGCTTCTATCACGCTGAAAATGCTGATAAGCCCGCCATGCTGGTCAAGCTGCTCAAACACTACCAACCAGAGTCCAGCGTCATTTTCTGTAACACCAGGCAAGTCTGCAAAGAGGTAGGCACTGAGCTCTATGAGGCGGGCTACAAACCGGTGGTACTGCATGGGGATATGGAACAGAAAGAACGTGACCAGATGTTGGTTCGCTTCGCCAATCAAAGCTCAAATCTGTTGATTGCCACCGACGTTGCCGCCCGGGGATTGGATTTAGAAAACCTTGCAGCGGTGATCAATTACGATCTGAGCCGGGACCCTGAAGTGCATGTTCACCGGGTTGGCCGCACCGGACGGGCCGGAAAAAAAGGCCTGGCACTCAGCCTGCATACCCAACGGGAACAGTACAAGCTGGATAATATCAGCGATTACCTCAAGGCTCCCCTGGTCTTTGGTGACCCGAAAACACTCACCGGAAACCAACAGCCAGCACCAGCCCCCATGGTTACCCTGGCCATTGATGGTGGCCGAAAGCATAAAGTCCGTCCTGGCGACATCCTCGGAGCGCTGACCGGCGATGCCGGGATTCCCGCAGACCAAGTCGGCAAGATCAATATTTTTGACTTTACCGCCTATGTTGCGGTCAAACGGGAAAATGCCCGATCTGCACTGAAAAAGCTGGAAACAGGAAAGAAAGGATATTAA
- a CDS encoding ABC-F family ATPase, with protein sequence MISTANITMQFGDKPLFEDISVKFGEGNRYGLIGANGCGKSTFMKILGGELEPTSGTVSKDPHERMAKLSQDQFAYENYTVIDTVIMGHAELWKVKAERDAIYAKADMTEEEGMRVADLEVQFGEMDGYSAEARAGELLLGLDIPIEQHYGLMSAVAPGWKLRVLLAQVLFADPEIMLLDEPTNNLDINAIRWLEGVLKQRDCTMIIISHDRHFLNSVCTHMADLDYGKLQVMPGNYDEYMTAATAARERLQADNARKKAQIAELQSFVSRFSANASKARQATSRAKQIDKIQLAEIKPSSRQNPFIRFEQEKKLFRNALVVEKLSQGYEDDLFSKVNLMVEVGERIAIIGQNGIGKTTLLHTLAGKMKPRTGTIQWSENANIGYYAQNHSADFDLDMNLFDWMSQWMNEGDDEQVIRGVLGRMLFSQGDLKKSVRVISGGEQGRMLFGKLIQQRPNILLMDEPTNHMDMESIESLNLALENYKGTLIFVSHDRQFVSSLATRIIEIKDTGIVDFHGTYDDYLRTQGIE encoded by the coding sequence TTGATTTCAACAGCCAACATCACCATGCAGTTCGGTGACAAGCCCCTTTTTGAGGACATTTCCGTCAAGTTTGGCGAAGGTAACCGTTACGGACTCATTGGTGCCAACGGTTGTGGTAAATCAACGTTCATGAAAATCCTGGGCGGAGAACTGGAGCCAACCTCCGGTACGGTCAGCAAAGACCCTCACGAACGTATGGCCAAGCTGAGTCAGGATCAGTTTGCCTATGAGAACTACACCGTGATCGATACGGTCATCATGGGACATGCCGAACTCTGGAAGGTAAAAGCCGAACGGGATGCTATTTATGCCAAAGCTGACATGACGGAAGAAGAAGGTATGCGTGTTGCCGACCTTGAAGTCCAGTTCGGCGAGATGGATGGTTACTCCGCTGAAGCCCGCGCGGGTGAATTGCTGCTGGGGCTGGATATCCCTATCGAGCAGCATTATGGGCTGATGAGTGCTGTGGCTCCGGGTTGGAAACTGCGCGTACTGCTGGCTCAGGTGCTATTTGCTGACCCGGAGATCATGCTGCTGGACGAACCGACCAACAACCTGGATATTAATGCAATTCGCTGGCTGGAAGGCGTATTGAAGCAGCGTGACTGCACCATGATCATCATCTCCCACGACCGTCACTTTCTGAACAGTGTCTGTACCCACATGGCAGACCTAGATTACGGCAAGCTGCAAGTGATGCCTGGTAATTACGATGAGTATATGACCGCTGCCACCGCGGCCCGGGAGCGTCTGCAGGCCGATAATGCCCGCAAGAAGGCCCAGATTGCCGAGTTGCAATCCTTTGTCAGCCGCTTCTCTGCCAACGCTTCAAAAGCACGACAGGCGACGTCCAGGGCCAAGCAGATCGATAAAATTCAGCTGGCCGAAATCAAACCATCCAGCCGCCAGAATCCGTTTATCCGCTTTGAGCAGGAAAAGAAACTGTTCCGTAATGCGCTGGTGGTGGAAAAGCTGAGCCAGGGTTACGAAGACGATCTGTTCAGCAAAGTTAACCTGATGGTGGAAGTGGGTGAGCGTATTGCCATTATTGGCCAGAACGGTATCGGTAAAACCACATTACTGCATACGCTGGCAGGCAAGATGAAACCGCGTACAGGTACTATCCAGTGGTCGGAAAATGCCAACATCGGTTACTACGCACAAAATCACAGTGCTGATTTTGATCTGGATATGAACCTGTTCGACTGGATGAGCCAGTGGATGAATGAAGGCGACGATGAGCAGGTGATTCGTGGCGTATTGGGCCGGATGTTGTTCTCCCAGGGCGACCTGAAGAAATCCGTACGGGTCATTTCCGGTGGCGAGCAGGGTCGTATGCTGTTTGGCAAGCTGATCCAGCAACGGCCTAATATTCTGTTGATGGATGAGCCAACCAACCATATGGATATGGAATCCATTGAGTCGCTGAACCTGGCGCTGGAAAATTATAAAGGCACCCTGATTTTTGTCTCCCATGACCGTCAGTTTGTCTCATCGCTGGCCACCCGGATCATCGAAATCAAGGATACCGGTATTGTGGATTTCCACGGTACTTATGATGATTACCTGCGCACTCAGGGTATTGAGTGA
- a CDS encoding GNAT family N-acetyltransferase, with product MEKEAVTIWSLEMTSQDELIHKPVTDPDLVIQECQVKQFQFNRFLYSYIGQPWQWTDKLVWSEDQWRDYAENNNLRLWVGYYRGSPAGYFELQKVNGDIEIVYFGLAQPFIGKGLGGTLLSTAIQEAWNWGAKRVWVHTCSLDHPFALKNYQARGLRVYQEETK from the coding sequence ATGGAAAAAGAAGCCGTTACCATCTGGTCTCTGGAAATGACCTCTCAGGATGAATTGATCCATAAACCTGTCACCGACCCGGATTTGGTCATTCAGGAGTGTCAGGTAAAGCAATTTCAATTCAACCGTTTCCTCTACAGCTACATTGGCCAGCCGTGGCAATGGACTGACAAGCTGGTCTGGTCTGAAGATCAATGGCGTGACTACGCCGAAAATAATAATCTTCGTCTCTGGGTAGGCTACTACAGAGGCAGCCCGGCCGGTTATTTTGAATTGCAAAAAGTAAATGGTGATATTGAGATTGTCTACTTTGGCCTTGCCCAGCCATTCATTGGCAAAGGTCTGGGTGGGACCCTGTTAAGTACCGCCATTCAGGAAGCCTGGAACTGGGGGGCAAAGCGAGTCTGGGTGCATACCTGTTCGCTGGATCACCCATTTGCACTGAAAAACTACCAGGCCAGAGGTCTGCGGGTTTATCAAGAGGAAACTAAATAA
- a CDS encoding DOPA 4,5-dioxygenase family protein — MRLFYGEIIGLFSLIFILTLDFPALAEEGSWSSNYKNPDYFTANNNTPDISDQNHTIITPDDKSLKGFIFEVNNHHPDIDIDFIKIPYSQYFSRFGIQTKDVLSSHDTHIFYLLKTENDPLFYSNFSRVISWYLLNRRDSSVVVRPIIDDEGLMPQRVLVMDRSQVMVGDTGAEFRDPEEVIIDGYHIHMDYLAGQEQQAKLLFDRFREYIAGERLIYSDLDWYPARSNGPHVRAGWEIKFERAGSQLMYDYGKAMIWLVLNHGDIPIYSHSKNWVFGENENRLISHLDHAWYSGFRPNLNQRFFYDPGNKKSGLYRWDQQLPGSRFLSAAAIQSKQQEILDFWFADGMETKWFKKQSANSDLLDQEIEERFMKDLVLLANGFYDNWLTSPKGQLAYIILADQFPRSIYRGTPMILAYDNLSLRVARTAIQSGEDRQLNYYERLFLYLPLVHSESVDDQTLALSLFQKLTEEVPDDLKPKFEVHYKQALKHKAVIDQFSRFIHRDRIFGKSSTEEEIEFIRKIDAEF; from the coding sequence ATGAGATTATTTTATGGAGAAATAATTGGGCTCTTCTCCCTAATATTCATATTAACGCTGGATTTCCCTGCTTTGGCAGAAGAAGGTAGCTGGTCCAGCAACTATAAAAACCCCGACTATTTTACAGCTAATAATAATACCCCTGATATTTCTGACCAGAACCACACAATCATTACGCCTGATGACAAGTCATTAAAAGGTTTTATTTTTGAAGTCAATAATCATCATCCTGATATCGATATAGACTTTATCAAAATCCCATACAGCCAGTATTTTTCCCGTTTTGGTATTCAGACAAAAGATGTTCTGTCTTCACATGACACCCATATATTCTATTTATTGAAAACGGAGAATGATCCTCTGTTTTATAGCAATTTCAGCAGGGTCATTTCCTGGTATTTACTAAATAGAAGGGATAGCTCAGTGGTTGTCAGACCGATCATCGATGATGAAGGGCTGATGCCACAAAGAGTGCTGGTTATGGATCGATCTCAGGTGATGGTGGGCGATACGGGGGCTGAATTCAGGGATCCGGAAGAGGTGATTATTGATGGTTATCACATCCATATGGATTATCTTGCAGGACAGGAGCAACAGGCAAAATTACTGTTTGACCGTTTCCGGGAATATATTGCCGGGGAAAGGTTGATTTATTCCGATCTGGACTGGTATCCGGCTCGCTCCAATGGCCCACATGTACGAGCCGGTTGGGAAATAAAATTTGAGCGGGCGGGTAGCCAGCTTATGTATGATTATGGCAAAGCCATGATCTGGCTGGTGTTGAATCATGGTGATATTCCCATCTACTCCCACAGCAAAAACTGGGTGTTTGGCGAAAATGAAAATCGGTTGATCTCCCACCTTGATCATGCCTGGTACAGTGGTTTTCGTCCAAATCTCAATCAGCGGTTTTTTTATGATCCCGGAAATAAGAAAAGTGGCCTTTATCGATGGGATCAACAGCTACCAGGCTCAAGATTTTTATCAGCAGCAGCGATCCAGTCGAAACAGCAAGAGATCCTTGACTTCTGGTTTGCCGATGGCATGGAAACGAAATGGTTCAAAAAACAGAGCGCAAACTCAGACCTTCTGGATCAGGAAATAGAAGAACGATTCATGAAAGATCTGGTCCTGCTGGCTAATGGGTTTTACGATAACTGGTTGACCAGCCCAAAAGGACAACTGGCTTATATCATTTTGGCTGACCAGTTTCCGCGAAGTATTTATCGCGGCACTCCGATGATTTTAGCCTACGATAACCTGTCCCTGCGTGTTGCCAGAACCGCCATACAGTCAGGAGAGGACCGGCAATTAAACTACTATGAACGGCTGTTTCTGTACTTGCCGCTGGTACACAGCGAGTCAGTGGATGATCAGACCCTGGCGCTGTCCCTGTTTCAGAAATTGACTGAAGAAGTTCCTGATGATTTGAAACCGAAATTTGAAGTTCATTACAAACAGGCATTGAAACATAAAGCAGTCATTGATCAATTTTCACGATTTATTCACAGGGATAGAATTTTCGGAAAATCATCAACCGAAGAAGAAATTGAATTTATCAGGAAAATTGATGCAGAGTTTTAA
- a CDS encoding RING finger domain-containing protein, protein MNVNGVACPICYDVKNCEIIELTCGHTFGRSCMQTWIETSDQKRCLMCSQQLTDGDLQRINHTPLYERIVNISTTAFAIFRPTFYRVARDFLNEILPLCTFCSLAVPAVVLSGITEGTVKLLPLGNALEIIKGLAVFDGTVAAALTLGSAVGALGAACEVADYFGVAVAFASGALAGAYSYDVFVDANDSASSVRNVYISVMGGLACIPCHIAYNIELDNL, encoded by the coding sequence ATGAACGTTAATGGTGTTGCATGTCCAATATGTTATGACGTAAAAAATTGCGAAATTATCGAACTAACATGTGGACATACTTTTGGCAGATCATGTATGCAGACATGGATAGAGACTTCTGACCAAAAGCGGTGTCTTATGTGCTCACAACAATTAACTGATGGTGATTTGCAGAGGATAAACCATACCCCATTATATGAGCGTATAGTTAATATTTCGACAACAGCTTTTGCCATTTTCAGACCAACTTTCTATCGTGTTGCTCGTGACTTTCTTAATGAAATCTTACCTTTATGCACTTTTTGTAGCTTGGCTGTTCCCGCGGTTGTTCTCTCGGGTATTACCGAGGGAACTGTCAAGCTTTTGCCCCTTGGGAATGCTCTGGAGATCATCAAAGGTTTAGCTGTCTTTGACGGGACAGTCGCTGCGGCCTTAACTCTCGGTTCTGCCGTTGGAGCTCTCGGGGCTGCTTGTGAAGTTGCTGATTATTTCGGAGTTGCTGTCGCGTTTGCTTCTGGGGCTTTAGCCGGGGCTTATTCCTATGACGTATTTGTCGACGCAAATGACTCTGCCTCCTCAGTTCGCAACGTCTATATTTCTGTCATGGGTGGCCTCGCATGTATCCCTTGTCATATCGCATACAATATAGAACTGGACAACCTTTAA